In Hirschia baltica ATCC 49814, the genomic stretch CATAAAACCAGCTACCATTGCTTTGGGATGTGCCCCAACTCGAACAACAATATTGAGCGCTAAACGGGTATGCAAATTCCACTTCTCAATGGATTTTGCGGCAATAAAACCACCCAACAACAATATTACAACAGGACTAGAATAAGGAACCGCGACCTCTTTAATAGACAACACACCAAAACTTGGCATTATCACCAGAGGCAATAGTGATGTTATGCCAATAGGTACGGCTTCAGTGACCCACCAAACCGCCATCAATGCAGCAAGTGAAACGACAACCCAAGCGTTATGCGATAAGTTTTCCGGGCGTTCTATAAACTGTATGGCGATTGCAAGAAACAATCCGCCCCACAAACCGCCACCATTCTTCAGGCTCGCATGCAAAGCATGAGTATTTTTTTGCCGCCCCATCAGTTTACCTCCCCTCATATTTTTTCAGCACCATACAATACGTCACAGGAAAAATCACAGGAAGCGAGAAATAAATTCAACTTTTTCAACAGAAACAATGAAGTATGTAAGCTTTCCTATACCTGTGCACAACACAAGAACTATCGTTCATTCAAGCCTTTTAAAAAAGGCGTAGCATTCTACATTCACTTCCACTACACACTCCCTAAATACCAGATAGTTTTTGGTTAAAAATTCGATTGATTTGAATACGAGGTCTCAACATGAGCAACACTCCTTTGAAGCTTGGTTGGGAAGAATGGCTAAGCCTGCCAGATCTGGGCCTTCCGGCAATCCGCGCGAAGGTCGACACAGGGGCCAAAACCTCAGCCTTACACGCCACCGCGCTCGAACCATTTGGCCCAATAGATAAACCTCAAATCAGATTTACGCTGCGACCAAATCCAGATGATCCAGACCTTGAAGTTGTTTGTGCTGCTCCTGTGGTGGACAGACGTGAAGTCACGTCTTCAAATGGAGAAACCGAACTTCGGTATGTTATCTTCACAACAGTCCAATTTGGTTCAGAAAAATGGCCTATTCAGGTTACTCTCACCAATAGAGAGACAATGGCATACCGTATGCTATTTGGACGTACCTCAGTGACCGAAGAAATGATGGTTCTTCCAACTGAAAGCTGCTTACAGCCAGTCTTATCCTATGATTTGTACAAAGGCTTTCCGCGTCGCAAGGCCACAAAACGTCCGCTCCGTATTGTATTGCTGACACGTGAACCAAACAATTATTCGAGCCAACGTTTAAAACAAGTCGCAGAAGAGCGCGGGCATGTGTTAGAAATGGTCGACACGCGTCGCTGTTATATGGCCATAAATGCAACACAGCCTGAAGTGCACTATGACGGCAAAGCTCTACCTCAATATGATGCAGTCATCCCGCGCATTGGGGCAAGCATGACATTTTATGGAATGGCTGTTTTACGCCAATTTGAAATGATGGGTGCGTATTGCCTAAACTCGGCTCAAGCCATCGGTGCTTCGCGAGACAAATTATACGCCCACCAACTCCTCGCGCGGCATCGTT encodes the following:
- the rimK gene encoding 30S ribosomal protein S6--L-glutamate ligase, yielding MSNTPLKLGWEEWLSLPDLGLPAIRAKVDTGAKTSALHATALEPFGPIDKPQIRFTLRPNPDDPDLEVVCAAPVVDRREVTSSNGETELRYVIFTTVQFGSEKWPIQVTLTNRETMAYRMLFGRTSVTEEMMVLPTESCLQPVLSYDLYKGFPRRKATKRPLRIVLLTREPNNYSSQRLKQVAEERGHVLEMVDTRRCYMAINATQPEVHYDGKALPQYDAVIPRIGASMTFYGMAVLRQFEMMGAYCLNSAQAIGASRDKLYAHQLLARHRLGMPATAFASSPKDTKDLISLAGNSAVVVKLLESTQGKGVVLAETNKAAESLVDAFRGLEANFLVQEFVKEAGGADIRCFVVGNKVVGAIKRQGADGEFRSNLHRGGSAHVVKLTPEERKVAIKATKVMGLSVAGVDLLRSDTGPKILEVNSSPGLEGIEKTSKKDVAAKMIEHIEIHAPIINTAIRTKSQNF